aaattaacttaaactttatttaagtttttataaataaaaaattccattcTTATTTCgcctataattaatttataaatgaatcTGATGTAATTAACCTATAATTAAAAGACCTGGTCAggaatattaaagttaaaattaatattcctaatatataaaagtgtgTTTGTCCGTTGTATAAAGAATTCGTGATTTATCTTACCCAGAATTCGCATTTCATAATTCATAATCGTAAGAAGCTTTCATACGGGGAAACGCGGGGAGATACGTCTCGACACATCTTCAGATGAAGCGGGAAAACGTCGAGCGTACCGACCGTTCCCGAATGCGTCCGATCACGAGCGAGTATCGGAGTATCGTGAAGTTACAGCGTTCGGCACTTTCGGCACTTTGGCAGTCGTGTTGATCGCAAATCGGGGTTAGGGAGTGACGAAAAACGAGAAAACAAACGGCCCCCGGTGGAATCCGCGTCGCtgcgagaaaaagagatagGAACTGACAAACGTAAATGTCAAAGGATTCGCGATTTGTAAAGCGGATCTCGTCCCGGACCGGGAACGTTTCTGTCGCGTAGGCGTAGGGATGATTATCTGAAAGGAAAGGCTGACACCACCCGTCACGAAAGATGTTGGGTGACGTAGCGATGGACGCGAACGGGAACGGCAAACGTGATCCTCTCCACGGAGGCCCCGTCTACTTCCATCGGCGTGCGGCCAGCAACGACGTGAGTCGAACGACCGCGTTCCGGGAAAAACACTCGTTTGCTTGTGGAGCGGTGAACTAGATCAGCGAGCACCTCCACGCGTCCTAACCTATTCTTCGTCTCTAACCGAGAGATTTCACTATCGGGCTAAAGCGTTAAATAAAGCTTGCTTTAGACGATCGGTAACTGGCATCAGATTTCGGGATAGAATTCGACTTaattttatctgtatttttatcaactgcaatattttgatatatatgtgtattacgATTCTTCAAATACTTTTGTTTaggataaaaaattgtgaatatcgTTCTATTCTAAGATCTGACAagaattattgattatttgaaaaaagctTTCAATGAATTACAGATCAATAACAAAGTAGACTTCAAAATAGagttctatttataattttatgtgccCTGAATTCTCTGattcttttaacatttatcataCTATGGagagtataaaattatatggatagaattttatcttgtattttaataatgagcattgtatttaaagtaaacttttgtaatgcaaattataaatattgtctaaaatagaatagaaaattctatatataatttgtatgtcatgcattttgatatatattttatatatgtgcatATTCTAAGTCTTTTTAAACGTTTCTGATATTGtacattatgtaaaattataaataaaatgccaTTCTAAATTCCAACATATATCATAGATAGtcttgaaactttaaaaaagaaaagtattcACAATGcgatcttttaatttaattgtgcaTAATGCAAATGCTAGCAAAATAATCACTGACTCACAAATATATGAAAGGTTGAAGGTTAAaactgattatttttataattttatatattgttacatatttaattacaaatttgataACTCAATATTCAGATCAGACATTCATGTTCAGGACAGCAATCGTGTAACTTTTTCTTTAGGgtggaaacgtgaaaagtttcatgtaactatctctttctattggtgttgaatagaaagagacagaaacTTGAAACTtcactttttacatttctgccctaagagaaaaattacatgatcgatacccagcacaaataaaagttataagacTTAAGCAGCTTCTGCTACCAATTTGTCtagtattgttttaaattatatctcgtTTTTATTTCAGGAAAGCAACAAAACTACAGATCTAGAGTTTGTTTATGACGACACTGACATACATACTAATGAAATCGCTGAATTGTACAGTTACACCGAGCAATATGAGTTACAGCTTAATCTTAaggtataatttaattttaccaaGTATGAAAAGAACAGATTGAGTAACTTTTTACAAATTCCAGGCATTTGAGGATCAGATGGAATGGTACAAGTTACGACCATGGTGGCAAAACTTGACAAGACCACAGCAGAGATCAATAATTTACAAGTTGCTGGATCAATTGGAAGTTTCCAACAAACAGCTCAGAATGAAAGCGGCACGTTGTATTCTTTATTTAGCTCAGGGTTGTTGGGCTGAGGTACAGTCTGACAAGGAACAACAAGACTGGAGTAGGACAAACGTAATGTTACTTTACGAAGCTGGCATGTTTCCAGCATTTGTTGAACTGCTAAATATTGAGATTGAGTAAGTTCTTTTGTATCTTGTGTGCATGCGATATTATTCCtatcgtacttttttttactgaaTAATTCTTGTAGAAATAGCACAACTGCTACCTCAGCGATGAGAAAGCTAGCTGTTAGTCTTGCTGATTCAATAGACTTAAGAGTCATTCTGTCCGTTTTGTACATTATAACAGAAATCATGAGagaggaattaaaaaatatcgaacaCAGTGAATATAAAGACAATGTTGAAGCTTTTAAGGAAGATCTTGGTATGTCATTgtgtttataaaacatttaatgaaTACTTAGAAAGACAAATTGGTCTTTTAAAAGTGGCTATTTCTTTTGCAGTAAATCCATATGGGGAAGAATTACTAATCGTTAAACTTCTCGGCATGGTGACATGTTTCTGCAGTGGCTCGGCACCACATTTTCCAATGAAAAAAGTTCTCTTGCTTCTGTGGAAGCTCATCTTAGTCTCTCTTGGCGGCATCGACGCACTCAGAGAGTTGAAGAAACAGTATCGCGAGGAGGCAGGACTCGATACGCTGCAAGAAGACACTATCGAAATTGCCAGAACGATGAGAGCTAGTTCTCCGCCTATGAGCGCGGCAGATTTGTTGGAAACGCAAAATCAAAAAAGGAATAATCGGCCTTTTCGACGGGTAATTTGTCGATCTAAAGTTGTTCTGTATGATCATTTTGATGCTTatacaaatgttaattatcaaatataattttttagagtttGATGAAACAAAGCTCGTTAGATGATCCAGGCTTGGGTATGGAATACGAAGGAGGGGAACCTCCAAATAATACCGCGCCAAATGAGGGAGATGGCGAACTGATTGTATTTCTGGGTCCTGGTGGACCTGGCAGCTGGAATCAAGCGTATTACGAAGATCAGAATAATCAGTCACAATTAAGGCCAGGCACTCCGCAGCTTATAAAGGGAAAAGGTAATagcttttaattcttttcttcctttaattttcatatttcaatatttatatagaaatttataaatttctatatcaatttttaaatataaaactaaaaaatctatttaagaattaataaataaatattaatgaacaTCAAGGTTCTCTGGTCtgctttgttaaaaaaataacatttcttctccttttttaatttagttatttacATATTGGTCTAAATTTTagcttattaatatacattaattattattatttaatattatttatcaggTTTACCATGGACACCCAAAGTGAGGCAGAAAGACGTGGACAGCTTCCTCGAAGTTGCTAGAATGAAGTTTGTTGGATACAAATTACAAGGAGATAGGGAGAGTTTAGCGGGTTTACCGCAACCAATTCACGAAGGCGTCACTACccttaaaaaagtatattttgtcgatttataatattgtaacaatGTAACATAATCTACTCTgttataatatctaatatatatatatatatatattttagcatATGTACACATCCTTAGCGGAAATTCAAATAAGAAAGGAAGAAGAGATAGCGAGAAACCCGATGAGTACTTCAGAACCTCCGCTTCGTCAAACACCAACAGAAATTCTTTATCAGGCTATATTACCGAATTTGCCACAATATATGATCGCTTTGTTGAAGATATTACTTGCTGCTGCACCAACAAGCAAGGCTAAGACAGACAGTATTAATATCTTGGCTGATGTGTTACCAGAGGAAATGccgtaagtaaaaaaaagatttaatatattaatatgcacaaaattttaaaaataagatataaatataactaattaGCTATAtacgatttttaattaactgatTAACTACTgctaaatatgaataattttaatatgtacattGTAATTACGCTAAACTTATGACACATTTTTAGAATGACAGTACTGCAATCAATGAAATTAGGAATCGATGTTAACCGACATAAGGAGATTATTGTTAAAGCCGtttctgcaattttattactattgcTCAAGCATTTCAAACTAAATCACGTATATCAATTCGAATTTATGTCCCAGCATTTAGTATTTGCCAATTGCATACCTCTTGTATTGAAGTTTTTGAATCAGAACATTATAGCGTACATTGAGGCAAAGAATGTGtaagtaaaaacataatagTGATTTACTTTTCCAAGTGtcataatataaccaataaatttatattgcaacAGTATTCCTATTTTGGACTTTCCTATGTGTGTCATTGGTGATCAGCCAGAATTAACTACTGAAAGTCTCGAAATCGGCCATACTCAGTCTTTTTCATGgagaaatgtttttt
Above is a window of Monomorium pharaonis isolate MP-MQ-018 chromosome 10, ASM1337386v2, whole genome shotgun sequence DNA encoding:
- the LOC105835205 gene encoding striatin-interacting protein 1 homolog, producing the protein MLGDVAMDANGNGKRDPLHGGPVYFHRRAASNDESNKTTDLEFVYDDTDIHTNEIAELYSYTEQYELQLNLKAFEDQMEWYKLRPWWQNLTRPQQRSIIYKLLDQLEVSNKQLRMKAARCILYLAQGCWAEVQSDKEQQDWSRTNVMLLYEAGMFPAFVELLNIEIENSTTATSAMRKLAVSLADSIDLRVILSVLYIITEIMREELKNIEHSEYKDNVEAFKEDLVNPYGEELLIVKLLGMVTCFCSGSAPHFPMKKVLLLLWKLILVSLGGIDALRELKKQYREEAGLDTLQEDTIEIARTMRASSPPMSAADLLETQNQKRNNRPFRRSLMKQSSLDDPGLGMEYEGGEPPNNTAPNEGDGELIVFLGPGGPGSWNQAYYEDQNNQSQLRPGTPQLIKGKGLPWTPKVRQKDVDSFLEVARMKFVGYKLQGDRESLAGLPQPIHEGVTTLKKHMYTSLAEIQIRKEEEIARNPMSTSEPPLRQTPTEILYQAILPNLPQYMIALLKILLAAAPTSKAKTDSINILADVLPEEMPMTVLQSMKLGIDVNRHKEIIVKAVSAILLLLLKHFKLNHVYQFEFMSQHLVFANCIPLVLKFLNQNIIAYIEAKNVIPILDFPMCVIGDQPELTTESLEIGHTQSFSWRNVFSCINLLRILNKLTKWKHSRIMMLVVFKSAPILKRTLKVRHAMMQLYVLKLLKMQTKYLGRQWRKTNMKTISVIYAKVRHRLNDDWAYGNDLEARPWDFQVEECELRTCVDQFNNRRYSNIPRDEEMEPVDASVTSVLGTNVELTEEFKQHYELWLQQEVFQRSINWDELLDPAACEI